In Luteipulveratus mongoliensis, the DNA window CCGGTCAGTGACGCGGACCTGACAGCCGAGGAGCTGATCCGCACCCAGCTCAAGCGCACCCGTCCGCGTGACGCCGTGTCGGGCGAGGAGTACGAGACCACCGGACACGGTCCGCGCCGCTGGGTCATCGATCCCATCGACGGCACCAAGAACTTCGTCCGCGGCGTCCCGGTCTGGGCGACCCTGATCGGACTCGTCGTCGACGACAAGCCCGTGCTCGGCATGGTCGCCGCACCCGCGCTCAACCGACGTTGGTGGGCCGCCGTTGGCTCGGGCGCTTGGACCGGTCGCAGCCTGTCATCCGCCAAACGCATTGCGGTATCTAAGGTTTCACGCGTCGCGGACGCCTCGTTGTCGTACGGAGACTTCGGGGACTGGTCCAAGATCGGGCGGCGCGAGGAGCTGCTCTCGCTCATGGACGACTGCTGGCGGACGC includes these proteins:
- a CDS encoding inositol monophosphatase family protein codes for the protein MPTYDDDLRLAHVLADAVEPTTTSRFKAADLVVTSKPDLSPVSDADLTAEELIRTQLKRTRPRDAVSGEEYETTGHGPRRWVIDPIDGTKNFVRGVPVWATLIGLVVDDKPVLGMVAAPALNRRWWAAVGSGAWTGRSLSSAKRIAVSKVSRVADASLSYGDFGDWSKIGRREELLSLMDDCWRTRAYGDFWSHMLVAEGAVDIAPEPELAVHDMAAIIPIVEEAGGRFTGLDGKDGPWSGNGVSTNGLLHAEVLARLGQDAANQLPIG